From the Nodularia sp. NIES-3585 genome, one window contains:
- a CDS encoding HEAT repeat domain-containing protein, giving the protein MKEPSASEYSAENAPQLTPELALANLQSSDLSLRYYAAWWLGKFRVSHPDVVDALIAALEDEADRTEMGGYPLRRNAARALGKLGNAKAIRGLIKSLECHDFYVREAAAQSLQKLRDKTAAPALMKMLDGGVAQAVQVMGRPHLTQPYEAVIEALGAIGATEAICLISPFLEHEIPAVQCAAARAMYQLTQDPAYGDRLVKTLSSGDLKLRRLVLADLGAIGYMAAAEAIAIAKVENSFKLIALKGLLEHQLTQELDVLSVSDNAIQVMNLMDSLL; this is encoded by the coding sequence ATGAAAGAACCCAGTGCGTCAGAATATTCAGCAGAAAACGCGCCCCAGTTGACACCAGAGTTAGCACTCGCCAACCTGCAATCATCAGATTTAAGTCTCCGCTATTACGCAGCTTGGTGGCTGGGAAAATTCCGAGTTAGCCACCCAGATGTTGTAGATGCCTTAATTGCAGCGTTAGAAGATGAAGCCGACAGAACAGAAATGGGAGGTTATCCACTGCGGCGCAATGCTGCCAGAGCATTGGGGAAATTAGGTAATGCCAAAGCTATACGAGGCTTAATTAAGAGCTTGGAATGCCATGATTTTTATGTGCGCGAAGCAGCAGCCCAATCTTTGCAAAAGTTGCGGGATAAAACTGCCGCACCAGCACTCATGAAAATGCTAGATGGGGGTGTTGCCCAGGCCGTGCAAGTAATGGGTCGCCCTCATCTCACCCAGCCCTATGAAGCGGTAATAGAAGCCTTGGGAGCTATTGGTGCAACTGAGGCTATTTGTTTAATTTCACCGTTTTTAGAGCATGAAATCCCAGCAGTGCAGTGTGCTGCCGCTAGAGCAATGTACCAACTAACACAAGACCCCGCCTATGGGGATAGATTAGTGAAAACGTTGTCCAGTGGGGATTTGAAATTGCGCCGCTTGGTTTTAGCGGATTTGGGTGCAATTGGATACATGGCAGCAGCAGAGGCGATCGCGATCGCTAAGGTAGAGAATAGCTTTAAACTCATCGCCCTCAAAGGACTACTAGAGCATCAACTCACCCAAGAGTTAGATGTTTTGTCTGTTTCTGACAATGCTATCCAGGTGATGAATTTGATGGATTCACTTTTATAG
- a CDS encoding HEAT repeat domain-containing protein, which yields MTDELIRAVAQADTPAKMVTSVQNLAAAKDVAAIPTLIAVFGYNNPTAASIAVAALTEMGEIAVPQLLSQIDDYNYGARAYSIRTLAAIADPRAMDVLITAAATDFAPSVRRAAAKGLGNLHWHQLNSADRETSLKKALETLLFISQDSEWSIRYAAVVGLQALAKIPDLQQPIRTRLDQMLATDDEKAIRARVQLAIS from the coding sequence ATGACTGATGAATTAATTCGTGCCGTCGCCCAGGCAGATACACCAGCCAAAATGGTAACGTCAGTACAAAACTTGGCAGCAGCAAAAGATGTCGCCGCCATTCCCACATTAATCGCGGTGTTTGGTTATAACAACCCAACCGCAGCAAGCATTGCAGTGGCGGCATTGACGGAAATGGGAGAAATAGCAGTGCCACAATTGCTATCCCAAATAGACGATTATAACTATGGCGCACGGGCTTATTCGATTCGTACTTTAGCAGCGATCGCAGACCCCCGTGCTATGGACGTTTTAATCACAGCCGCAGCTACAGACTTTGCTCCCAGTGTCCGCCGCGCTGCTGCCAAGGGATTGGGAAATTTGCACTGGCATCAACTCAACTCCGCCGACAGGGAAACATCGCTGAAAAAAGCATTGGAAACCCTGCTATTCATTTCTCAAGATTCAGAATGGTCAATCCGTTATGCTGCTGTTGTCGGTTTACAAGCCTTGGCGAAAATACCTGATTTGCAGCAACCCATTCGGACAAGACTTGACCAGATGTTAGCCACTGATGACGAAAAAGCAATTCGCGCTCGTGTGCAACTGGCTATTTCCTGA
- a CDS encoding phycobilisome rod-core linker polypeptide, with protein sequence MSIPLLNYSYTTQNQRVEGYEVPNEDTPTMYRLAAATSDTDIDAIIWAAYRQIFSEHLIIESNRQKFLESQLRNRAINVRDLIRGLGKSEVYRTQVADINSNYRLVDITLKRFLGRAAYNKDEEIAWSIVIGTKGLHGFIDTLLDSEEYLQNFGDDIVPFQRRRYKDRPFNLVNPRYGSYWRDRMMLESIGGRSFYSARTSGYLSKEDIRRVIPANFMSMAGQILTPERNYQRTVATVTSQIKDIKIPDNSREIGTEQPTMKPVAVSLPYRYIPGNPTN encoded by the coding sequence ATGTCAATACCATTACTGAATTATTCATATACCACGCAAAATCAGCGTGTAGAAGGCTACGAAGTACCCAACGAAGACACGCCCACCATGTATCGGTTAGCGGCTGCTACCTCAGATACAGATATTGATGCCATCATCTGGGCAGCATATCGGCAAATTTTTAGCGAACATTTAATCATTGAAAGTAATCGCCAGAAATTTCTCGAATCTCAACTACGCAATCGGGCAATTAACGTCCGCGATTTGATCCGGGGATTGGGCAAATCTGAAGTTTACCGCACACAAGTAGCAGATATCAACTCCAACTACCGCTTAGTTGATATCACCTTAAAACGGTTTTTGGGGCGCGCCGCATACAACAAAGACGAAGAAATTGCTTGGTCGATTGTCATTGGTACTAAAGGATTACACGGTTTCATCGATACCTTGTTAGATAGTGAAGAATATCTGCAAAACTTTGGTGATGACATCGTACCTTTCCAACGTCGTCGCTACAAAGACAGACCCTTTAACTTAGTGAATCCTCGCTACGGTTCATACTGGCGCGATCGCATGATGTTGGAATCTATAGGTGGTCGCTCCTTCTATAGCGCCCGCACAAGCGGATATTTAAGCAAAGAAGATATTCGTCGAGTTATTCCTGCCAATTTCATGAGCATGGCCGGGCAAATTCTCACCCCTGAACGTAACTACCAACGAACAGTAGCTACAGTCACCTCACAAATCAAAGATATCAAGATTCCCGACAACTCCCGCGAAATTGGGACTGAGCAACCAACCATGAAACCTGTAGCTGTTTCCCTACCTTATCGTTACATCCCAGGCAATCCCACAAATTAA
- a CDS encoding phycobilisome rod-core linker polypeptide, whose translation MTIPLLEYKPSSQNQRVAGYEVPNEDTPRIYRIEDCAFDSEVQELIWAAYRQIFSEHEILKFYRQTNLESQVKNRAITVRDFIRGLAKSEAFRNLVVQTNSNYRLVEIALKRILGRASYNKDEEIAWSIKIATLGWNGFVDALINSQEYQSNFGDNIVPYQRRRYKGRPFNLVTPRYGNYWRDKLEDARYKAGDIKNFMELANSIEIKTLKFTPVNLASVEIPDMARDINPQGIPVSINSSANFPVR comes from the coding sequence ATGACAATCCCTTTACTAGAATACAAACCCAGTTCCCAAAATCAGCGCGTAGCTGGTTACGAAGTTCCTAACGAAGATACACCCCGGATTTACCGCATCGAAGACTGTGCTTTTGATAGTGAAGTCCAAGAATTAATTTGGGCAGCCTATCGGCAAATCTTTAGCGAACATGAAATCCTCAAATTTTATCGCCAGACCAACTTAGAATCTCAGGTCAAAAATCGAGCCATTACTGTGCGCGACTTCATCCGAGGTTTAGCTAAATCCGAAGCCTTCCGGAATTTGGTAGTCCAGACCAACTCCAACTATCGGCTGGTAGAAATTGCTCTCAAACGGATTTTAGGTCGTGCGTCTTACAACAAAGACGAAGAAATTGCTTGGTCAATCAAAATAGCGACCCTTGGCTGGAATGGTTTTGTTGACGCTTTAATCAACTCTCAAGAGTATCAAAGCAACTTTGGCGACAACATAGTTCCCTACCAACGGCGACGCTACAAAGGTAGACCCTTTAATTTAGTTACACCCCGCTACGGTAACTACTGGCGCGACAAGTTGGAAGATGCGCGCTATAAAGCAGGTGATATCAAGAACTTCATGGAATTAGCCAATTCCATCGAAATCAAGACCCTGAAATTTACACCAGTTAACCTAGCCAGCGTTGAAATTCCCGACATGGCCAGGGATATCAACCCCCAAGGTATTCCGGTTTCCATCAATTCCAGCGCCAATTTCCCCGTGCGCTAA
- a CDS encoding phycobilisome rod-core linker polypeptide, whose product MSLPLLQYKPSSQNHRVTSFGVADLNEDTPYIYRIEDVSSYTDIQSIIWAAYRQIFSEHEILKFNRQKTLESQLKTGSLSVRDFIRGLTKSEAFYRLVVSSNNNYRLVDITLKRLLGRASYNKEEEIAWSIVIATKGFGGFVDALVDSEEYTNSFGDNIVPYQRKRMEGRPHNLVTPRYGEDFREKVGTVETDWRFTLEKFYTRKFQEKRLPEGDPRKYADMAASMSGKGNYGQKLSAFDIDYLDAVPYRGGSRR is encoded by the coding sequence ATGTCTCTGCCATTACTTCAATACAAACCCAGCAGTCAAAATCACCGAGTCACGAGTTTTGGTGTGGCTGACCTGAATGAAGATACACCATATATCTACCGCATTGAAGATGTTAGTTCTTACACTGATATCCAGAGCATCATTTGGGCAGCTTATCGCCAAATTTTCAGTGAACATGAAATCCTCAAGTTCAACCGTCAGAAGACTCTGGAATCTCAACTAAAAACTGGTTCCCTATCTGTGCGGGACTTCATCAGAGGTTTAACCAAGTCGGAAGCCTTCTATCGTTTAGTTGTCTCATCAAACAACAACTACCGTTTAGTAGACATCACCCTCAAGCGCTTATTAGGCCGTGCGTCTTACAACAAAGAAGAAGAAATTGCTTGGTCAATCGTCATTGCTACCAAAGGTTTTGGCGGCTTTGTTGATGCTTTAGTAGACAGCGAAGAGTACACCAACAGCTTTGGCGATAATATCGTACCCTACCAACGCAAACGCATGGAAGGTCGTCCTCACAACTTGGTAACACCTCGTTACGGCGAAGACTTCCGCGAAAAAGTTGGTACAGTCGAAACCGATTGGCGCTTCACTTTGGAGAAGTTCTACACCCGCAAGTTCCAAGAAAAACGCCTCCCCGAAGGCGACCCCCGCAAATATGCGGATATGGCAGCATCTATGAGTGGCAAAGGAAACTACGGTCAAAAGCTTTCTGCATTTGATATTGATTATCTGGATGCAGTTCCTTACCGTGGTGGTAGCAGACGCTAG
- a CDS encoding AAA family ATPase: MLKELHLKSVGPASQFDVEFADRLNIFTGDNGLGKSFLLEVAWWVLTGNWVDQPAYPGTSTKETPKIISHINTIKDTSHYQSDFDFSKQEWQNPNKSPELGGVVIFVRVDGGFSVFDPARKRDIVYNFTPDTLWNGLKSKRKVLSNGLIHDWVTWQNQPQKTPFQLLSRVIKKLAPHPDEWIEVGEPTRVSVEDVRDIPTINLPYGNIPIIQASAGMKRILGLAYLLVWAWYEHEKASELRRQEPMNQIVLLIDEVESHLHPRWQRVILPSILSVLNEFQSNMKVQVLATTHSPLVLASLEPIFDEEQDKLFLFELENGKVSLDEMSWVKQGDTVGWLTSEIFGLKQARSQEAETAIEAAEAWMRYDDMNNFPEHLRNQPQIHQELLKLLPGHDPFWPRWIVTAEKRNAGSSEV; encoded by the coding sequence ATGCTAAAAGAACTTCATTTAAAGTCTGTTGGACCTGCTTCTCAATTTGATGTTGAATTTGCAGATAGACTCAACATTTTTACTGGGGATAATGGACTAGGTAAAAGCTTTTTACTTGAAGTTGCTTGGTGGGTACTAACTGGAAATTGGGTAGACCAACCCGCTTATCCAGGAACATCTACAAAAGAAACGCCAAAAATTATCTCCCATATCAACACCATAAAAGATACAAGCCATTATCAGAGTGATTTTGATTTTTCTAAACAGGAATGGCAAAATCCTAATAAATCTCCTGAATTAGGAGGAGTGGTTATTTTTGTTCGCGTTGATGGTGGTTTCTCTGTTTTTGACCCTGCTCGTAAGCGTGATATTGTTTATAATTTTACTCCAGATACACTTTGGAATGGCTTAAAATCAAAAAGAAAAGTTCTTAGTAACGGACTAATTCACGATTGGGTTACATGGCAAAATCAACCTCAAAAAACACCATTTCAACTATTATCTCGTGTAATTAAAAAACTTGCTCCCCATCCTGATGAATGGATAGAAGTAGGAGAACCAACGCGAGTATCTGTCGAAGATGTGCGTGATATTCCTACAATTAATCTTCCTTATGGAAATATTCCCATTATCCAAGCATCAGCAGGGATGAAGCGTATTCTGGGACTTGCCTACTTGTTGGTATGGGCTTGGTACGAACACGAAAAAGCTTCTGAACTCCGCAGACAAGAACCAATGAATCAAATAGTTTTACTAATTGATGAAGTTGAGTCTCACCTACATCCACGCTGGCAAAGAGTTATATTACCATCTATTTTATCTGTGCTAAATGAGTTCCAGTCAAATATGAAAGTACAAGTTTTAGCTACAACTCATTCTCCCTTAGTCCTTGCTTCTTTAGAACCAATTTTTGATGAAGAACAAGACAAATTATTTTTGTTTGAACTGGAAAACGGAAAAGTTTCCTTGGATGAAATGTCATGGGTTAAACAAGGAGATACAGTTGGATGGTTAACGTCAGAAATATTTGGACTCAAACAAGCTCGTTCTCAAGAAGCAGAAACAGCGATTGAAGCCGCAGAAGCATGGATGCGCTATGATGATATGAATAATTTTCCAGAACACTTAAGAAACCAGCCACAAATTCATCAGGAACTGCTAAAACTTTTACCCGGACACGATCCTTTTTGGCCTCGTTGGATAGTAACAGCAGAAAAAAGAAATGCTGGATCATCCGAGGTATAG
- a CDS encoding deoxycytidine triphosphate deaminase → MSFWSSQTLRSRLPRLIEPFHQDHIQSASYELCLGDEVYISALPDTPQKERKKVTLRNQETIPIPPGQFAFLITSETIKVPNNALALISMKFKYTSKGLINVSGLHVDPGYSGKLIFAVYNAGPLHVNLARGERVFAIWYADLDEDDEKPRNKIGYDVIPTDLMNIGDAVSSLPVLVKRLDDLEKKVEKYSFVQAIVWGVSGSVILAIIGVLLRFVIEPLIQPLLNMIQSSLASS, encoded by the coding sequence ATGAGTTTTTGGTCATCACAAACATTGAGGTCTCGTCTTCCTAGATTAATTGAACCATTTCATCAGGATCATATTCAGTCTGCATCATACGAATTGTGTCTAGGGGATGAAGTTTATATTTCAGCCCTTCCTGATACGCCTCAGAAAGAACGGAAAAAAGTTACTCTTAGAAATCAAGAAACGATTCCTATCCCTCCAGGACAGTTTGCATTTCTGATAACTTCTGAAACAATTAAAGTCCCAAACAATGCACTGGCGTTGATTTCTATGAAATTTAAATATACATCAAAGGGGCTGATTAATGTTTCAGGTCTTCATGTCGATCCTGGCTATAGTGGTAAACTAATTTTTGCTGTTTATAATGCTGGTCCTCTTCATGTAAATTTAGCAAGAGGTGAGAGAGTTTTTGCTATATGGTATGCAGACTTGGATGAAGATGATGAAAAACCACGAAACAAGATCGGTTATGATGTAATACCCACTGATTTAATGAATATTGGTGATGCAGTTTCTTCTCTTCCTGTTTTGGTAAAACGTTTGGATGATCTGGAGAAAAAAGTAGAAAAATATTCTTTTGTGCAGGCTATAGTTTGGGGGGTTAGTGGTTCGGTTATACTTGCGATTATAGGTGTTTTATTAAGGTTTGTTATAGAGCCATTGATACAGCCTTTACTCAATATGATTCAATCTTCTCTTGCCAGTTCTTAA
- a CDS encoding nucleoside triphosphate pyrophosphohydrolase family protein encodes MNFSEYQTQALNTDQIPAVEGSELIIPLLGLVGEVGSLMTEYKKHLRDGDAHKLFKEGIAEELGDMLWYISNLASKFNLNLEEIAEDNLRKCHDRWGWRDTDSINDNATSYIFDHDFPEHESLPRQFEVEITETSKDNSVRMKAFINEKQVGNDLTDNSYSSDGYRFHDIFHLSYAAVLGWSVVTRSHLKCKRKSNPSIDEVEDGGRAVAIEEGISALVFSYAKNHDFLAGVKVIDYQLLKTIKNMTSHLEVSQCSLGDWEKAILMGYDVWRQVEKNGGGTVLVDLNARLITYQIE; translated from the coding sequence ATGAATTTTTCTGAATATCAAACACAAGCCCTAAATACAGACCAGATTCCTGCTGTAGAAGGTAGTGAACTAATCATACCTTTACTGGGTTTAGTGGGTGAGGTTGGCTCACTAATGACTGAATATAAAAAACATTTACGCGACGGTGATGCACACAAATTATTTAAAGAAGGCATTGCCGAAGAATTGGGAGATATGCTTTGGTATATTTCCAATTTGGCAAGCAAGTTTAACCTTAATTTAGAAGAAATTGCCGAAGATAATCTAAGAAAATGCCATGACCGTTGGGGATGGAGAGATACAGATTCAATAAATGATAACGCAACAAGCTACATCTTCGATCACGACTTTCCTGAACATGAAAGTTTACCAAGACAGTTTGAAGTAGAAATTACGGAAACAAGCAAAGATAATTCAGTCAGAATGAAGGCATTTATCAACGAAAAACAGGTTGGAAATGACCTCACTGATAACTCCTACTCCAGTGATGGCTACCGCTTTCATGACATTTTTCATTTGTCTTACGCCGCAGTTTTAGGTTGGTCGGTAGTCACTCGTAGTCATCTTAAATGTAAACGCAAAAGTAATCCTAGTATTGACGAAGTTGAAGATGGCGGTCGTGCAGTAGCTATTGAGGAAGGTATATCAGCACTTGTCTTTAGCTATGCCAAAAATCACGATTTTTTAGCAGGGGTTAAAGTTATAGACTACCAATTATTGAAGACTATCAAAAACATGACTTCGCATTTAGAAGTTTCTCAATGTTCCCTGGGCGATTGGGAAAAGGCAATTTTGATGGGCTACGATGTCTGGCGACAGGTTGAAAAAAACGGAGGCGGAACAGTACTTGTTGATCTTAATGCACGCTTAATAACCTATCAAATAGAGTAA
- a CDS encoding DUF1643 domain-containing protein: MKIQGYAKFDSTEKYRYLLGRTWDDNLPQITFVMLNPSTAGAEDDDPTLTRCIRFAQSWDYGSLTVVNLFAYCATDPKELFQVNDPVGSENNSYIQSATQSAKEIIVAWGASDYLKKHRDRETEVLSLISVSGKTLYSLGDLTVDGHPGHPLYLPTSTQRKLFPVITDCNS; this comes from the coding sequence ATGAAAATACAAGGATATGCTAAGTTCGATAGCACTGAAAAATATCGCTATTTACTAGGGCGTACATGGGATGATAATTTACCGCAAATTACTTTTGTGATGCTTAACCCAAGTACTGCTGGTGCTGAGGATGATGACCCCACGCTCACTAGATGTATTAGATTTGCCCAGTCTTGGGATTATGGTTCTCTAACAGTGGTTAACTTATTTGCTTATTGTGCAACAGATCCCAAAGAACTTTTCCAAGTAAATGATCCAGTGGGTTCAGAAAATAACTCTTATATTCAATCAGCAACACAAAGCGCTAAAGAAATTATTGTGGCATGGGGTGCGAGTGATTATCTCAAAAAGCACCGTGACCGTGAAACAGAAGTGCTAAGTCTAATTTCTGTTTCTGGCAAAACTCTCTACTCTCTAGGTGACCTAACAGTAGATGGACATCCAGGACACCCACTATACCTTCCAACTAGTACACAAAGAAAGCTATTCCCAGTAATTACCGATTGTAATAGTTAA
- a CDS encoding nucleotide kinase domain-containing protein has product MKVRQEIFDTYWRFAAMRQEVFFNKIQNTPPPWTSDSILNTYKFCNAYRASDRVSQYLIKNIIYGENRSQNEEEVILRILLFKIFNKIETWEYLETQIGDYITLSNFNSDLYSNILESAMNLGYVIYTSAYMSCASKEFGYDKKHQNHLALIDKMVVKDRVVNPIVKAKTFEDVFNIIQGYPLLGKFMAYQLATDINYSEIINFDENSFTIAGPGAERGIDKCFIDTEGKTYTDIIHWITENQEKEFQRLGLNFQSLWGRPLQAIDCQNLFCETDKYCRAAFPDLKSNRKRIKAKFTPTPKPIDYFYPPKWGINDKVQETLAQRLPPLENCHLQQLNNSNSQQLSLELDSLVNTKSEISNNLSNQRKKYKPETQKKKSKDLQNADTEKSQQLCLF; this is encoded by the coding sequence ATGAAAGTAAGGCAAGAAATTTTTGATACATATTGGCGTTTTGCTGCTATGCGCCAAGAAGTATTTTTCAACAAAATTCAGAATACACCACCACCTTGGACAAGCGATTCTATTCTGAATACTTATAAATTTTGTAATGCTTATCGAGCAAGCGATCGCGTTTCCCAATATCTGATTAAAAACATAATTTATGGTGAGAATAGGAGCCAAAATGAAGAAGAAGTAATACTCCGAATTTTATTATTTAAAATTTTTAATAAAATAGAGACATGGGAATATTTAGAAACCCAAATCGGAGATTATATCACACTATCTAATTTCAATTCAGACCTGTATTCTAATATATTAGAATCGGCGATGAATCTTGGATATGTCATATATACAAGTGCATATATGTCATGTGCCAGTAAAGAATTTGGTTATGATAAAAAACACCAAAATCATTTGGCACTAATTGATAAAATGGTTGTCAAAGACAGAGTAGTTAATCCCATAGTCAAAGCCAAAACATTTGAAGATGTTTTTAATATTATTCAAGGATATCCATTGTTAGGTAAATTCATGGCTTACCAATTAGCGACAGATATCAACTATAGCGAAATTATCAACTTTGACGAAAATAGTTTTACTATAGCAGGACCAGGAGCAGAACGTGGTATTGACAAGTGTTTCATCGATACAGAGGGAAAAACATACACCGATATCATTCATTGGATAACTGAAAATCAAGAGAAAGAATTTCAGCGTTTGGGTTTGAATTTTCAATCGCTTTGGGGTCGTCCACTACAGGCTATAGACTGTCAAAATCTTTTTTGTGAAACTGATAAATACTGTCGAGCCGCATTTCCTGATTTAAAAAGTAACCGCAAAAGAATAAAAGCCAAATTTACCCCAACACCCAAACCAATTGATTATTTTTATCCCCCTAAATGGGGAATTAACGATAAAGTCCAAGAAACTTTAGCGCAGAGATTACCACCATTAGAAAACTGTCATTTGCAACAATTAAATAATAGTAATTCTCAGCAATTATCTTTAGAATTAGATTCTTTAGTAAATACAAAATCGGAGATATCAAACAATTTATCAAACCAGCGTAAGAAATATAAGCCAGAGACTCAGAAGAAAAAATCCAAGGATTTGCAAAATGCAGATACAGAAAAATCCCAACAATTGTGTCTCTTTTGA
- a CDS encoding pentapeptide repeat-containing protein has protein sequence MANREHLALLKAGAVQWMEWRQQNPQMKPDISAANLKGDNLRGADLQGVNLNKVDLSHALLVRANLSSADLSGANLHQAKLIEANLSEANLSVANLSGATLTQANLSYAHLIGADLSAANLQGAIIAEANLIGTDLRDANLREADLGAAKLIRANLGFANLIEANLIAADLSEANLYEADLMGAYLYQAECYKANFNQAHLSGAYLFRANLSQANLSGANLTWTNLTGANLAGANLQGANLRGAKLQGANLNGANLQDTIMPDLSKCD, from the coding sequence ATGGCAAATCGAGAGCATCTAGCTTTACTCAAAGCAGGTGCAGTCCAATGGATGGAATGGAGACAGCAAAATCCCCAAATGAAACCAGATATTAGCGCCGCGAACCTCAAAGGAGACAACCTCAGAGGCGCAGACCTCCAAGGGGTGAATTTAAACAAAGTCGATTTAAGTCATGCTTTACTGGTACGAGCCAACCTCAGTAGCGCTGACCTAAGTGGTGCAAACCTGCACCAAGCCAAGTTAATAGAAGCCAACTTGAGCGAAGCAAATTTGAGTGTGGCTAACTTGAGTGGTGCGACACTTACCCAAGCAAATTTGAGTTACGCCCATCTCATTGGGGCTGACTTGAGTGCAGCAAATCTTCAAGGTGCAATCATTGCTGAAGCTAACCTGATTGGAACTGACTTGAGAGACGCTAACTTGAGAGAGGCTGATTTAGGTGCAGCGAAATTAATTAGAGCTAACCTTGGTTTTGCCAATTTGATTGAAGCTAACTTAATTGCTGCTGACTTAAGTGAAGCCAATTTGTACGAAGCAGATTTAATGGGGGCTTATCTTTACCAAGCTGAATGTTACAAAGCGAATTTTAACCAAGCTCACCTCAGTGGTGCATATTTGTTCCGGGCTAACCTCAGTCAAGCTAACTTGAGTGGTGCTAATTTAACTTGGACTAATCTCACAGGAGCAAACTTGGCTGGGGCTAATCTCCAAGGTGCTAATTTGAGGGGTGCTAAACTCCAAGGCGCTAACCTTAACGGTGCTAATCTTCAGGACACAATTATGCCTGATTTATCAAAGTGTGATTAG
- a CDS encoding SDR family NAD(P)-dependent oxidoreductase, giving the protein MTNLEGKVTLVTGATRGIGKGIAIGLGEAGATVYITGRSLSNSDASGEILGNLNDTQTAVEQAGGICIPVQVDHSDDEQVRLLFERIQDEQNGQLDLLVNNVFSGVQALRDTQGQSFWECEPSLWDATNNVGLRSHYIASIFAARMMVKRQQGLICTISSWGGMYQIFSAAYGTGKAACDRLAADMSVELKPHNIASVSIWPGIVGTELFSRLADDMATQNITEPQNSVIAERYNWETPLFTGRVIAALTGDANVMRRTGKVQIVAELAQQYRIVDQEGNVPASLRSLKFIIPAALPGLRKSSWLIPDIKVPWSLLLLTALKSPQT; this is encoded by the coding sequence ATGACAAACCTAGAAGGAAAAGTCACTTTAGTCACAGGTGCAACGCGGGGAATTGGTAAAGGAATTGCCATTGGTCTGGGTGAAGCAGGTGCAACTGTGTATATTACCGGACGCAGCCTCAGCAACTCTGATGCTAGTGGTGAAATATTAGGCAATCTCAATGATACCCAAACCGCCGTTGAGCAAGCAGGTGGAATATGTATTCCCGTCCAAGTAGATCATAGCGACGATGAGCAAGTGCGTTTACTTTTTGAACGCATCCAAGATGAGCAAAATGGACAACTTGATTTATTAGTTAATAATGTCTTCTCAGGAGTCCAGGCATTAAGAGATACTCAAGGACAGTCTTTTTGGGAATGTGAACCCAGCCTTTGGGATGCGACTAACAACGTCGGTTTGCGTAGCCACTATATAGCTAGTATTTTTGCCGCCAGAATGATGGTCAAACGTCAACAGGGATTAATTTGTACCATTTCCTCATGGGGTGGGATGTACCAAATTTTCAGTGCCGCCTACGGTACTGGTAAAGCCGCCTGTGACCGATTAGCGGCTGATATGTCCGTGGAACTCAAGCCTCATAATATTGCTTCTGTGTCTATCTGGCCTGGTATTGTTGGTACTGAGCTATTTTCCCGTCTAGCAGATGATATGGCAACACAAAATATTACTGAACCACAAAACTCAGTCATTGCTGAACGCTATAACTGGGAAACTCCCTTATTCACAGGGCGAGTCATTGCAGCCCTGACTGGTGATGCCAATGTCATGCGCCGTACCGGAAAAGTGCAGATTGTCGCCGAACTAGCTCAACAATATCGAATTGTAGATCAAGAAGGCAATGTCCCGGCATCGCTACGCTCCCTAAAGTTTATCATCCCAGCCGCCTTACCCGGACTGAGAAAATCCTCGTGGCTCATACCTGATATTAAAGTGCCGTGGTCATTGTTACTACTAACAGCACTTAAATCACCTCAAACGTAA